The Corynebacterium renale genome includes a region encoding these proteins:
- a CDS encoding Ohr family peroxiredoxin yields MKPVYTQTVTSTGGGRDGHVKGEGGIDFKVAGPKVDGAVNPESLLAAAWAACFNGALQKTMKEAGVDVEAHQPSVDASVTLNEVESGFRLSGEIVVTFTDKDSLEDADKLVADAHAFCPFSKALSGDMDIAARAA; encoded by the coding sequence ATGAAGCCCGTATACACCCAAACCGTAACCTCCACCGGCGGCGGCCGCGACGGCCACGTTAAAGGCGAAGGCGGCATCGACTTCAAAGTCGCCGGCCCCAAGGTAGACGGCGCGGTCAACCCGGAGTCCCTGCTGGCAGCAGCATGGGCTGCCTGCTTTAACGGCGCACTCCAGAAGACCATGAAGGAAGCAGGCGTAGACGTCGAGGCACACCAGCCGTCCGTCGACGCATCCGTCACCCTTAACGAAGTCGAATCCGGTTTCCGCCTCTCCGGCGAAATCGTCGTCACCTTCACCGACAAGGACTCCCTCGAGGACGCCGACAAGCTCGTCGCCGACGCCCACGCCTTCTGCCCATTCTCTAAGGCACTGTCCGGCGACATGGACATCGCGGCACGCGCAGCGTAG
- a CDS encoding type II toxin-antitoxin system VapC family toxin, whose amino-acid sequence MLKPTLPIQLVDASVLIAAFTNDDTDDRASRAHQLLADHGRTCTLAVPALAYLELCAAGAGAWVEELGLIIAELDALTAAQAAEIGSSLPLHDATLPATALIHGIDRLYTFEPALLALDIEGVDVVEPTAAQGMLF is encoded by the coding sequence ATGCTTAAACCCACCCTTCCAATCCAGCTCGTCGACGCATCCGTGCTGATCGCCGCATTCACCAACGACGACACCGACGACCGCGCCAGCCGCGCCCACCAACTCCTCGCCGACCACGGCCGCACCTGCACCCTCGCCGTCCCGGCGCTCGCCTACCTGGAACTCTGCGCCGCCGGGGCCGGCGCGTGGGTCGAAGAACTCGGCCTCATCATCGCCGAACTCGACGCCCTGACCGCCGCCCAGGCAGCAGAAATCGGCAGCTCTTTACCGCTTCACGACGCCACCCTCCCCGCCACCGCCCTCATCCACGGAATAGACCGCCTCTACACCTTCGAGCCCGCGCTGCTGGCCTTGGACATCGAAGGTGTCGATGTGGTCGAGCCGACCGCTGCGCAGGGGATGCTGTTTTAG
- a CDS encoding trypsin-like serine protease has product MNPAPLTSAARRARTALAAVMAFVLLLTSLVAPVPAGAQARPVVNQGSVVETSLGSCTVGAVDQQRRIAVIAAHCGNRAGEPVALYSGGKYYPQAGTFHPSPQWDPGTFSNDWAIIKLSDGVQVGQNVFAAEQMDLDQVRTGDRICFHGRTTHPDGVSYSCSTVAAVAGSSIFYVGGEALHEGDSGGPTWIERGGQRYFVGVTSGWYWQVQSPNNKLARATYPRDRPRVTLEQMDAIYREAFPNPEPAGEGSSSGGIIATIIILLLSFLGVGVPHILR; this is encoded by the coding sequence GTGAATCCAGCTCCCCTTACTAGCGCCGCCCGCCGAGCCCGTACTGCGCTCGCCGCTGTTATGGCCTTCGTATTACTGCTGACCTCTCTCGTGGCCCCCGTGCCGGCGGGCGCGCAGGCGCGACCGGTGGTCAACCAGGGCAGCGTGGTGGAAACGTCGCTGGGCAGTTGCACGGTGGGCGCCGTGGACCAGCAGCGCCGTATCGCTGTGATTGCGGCGCATTGCGGTAACCGCGCCGGCGAACCGGTGGCGCTCTATTCGGGCGGCAAGTACTACCCGCAGGCCGGCACGTTCCACCCTTCGCCGCAGTGGGATCCGGGTACGTTTTCCAACGACTGGGCCATCATCAAGCTCAGCGATGGGGTGCAGGTGGGGCAGAACGTGTTCGCTGCGGAGCAGATGGACCTGGACCAGGTGCGCACGGGTGACCGGATCTGTTTCCACGGCAGGACGACGCACCCGGACGGCGTGAGTTATTCGTGCAGCACGGTTGCGGCAGTTGCGGGGTCTTCGATTTTCTACGTTGGTGGCGAGGCGCTGCACGAGGGCGATTCCGGCGGCCCCACCTGGATTGAGCGCGGTGGCCAGCGCTACTTCGTGGGCGTGACGTCCGGCTGGTACTGGCAGGTGCAGAGTCCCAACAATAAGCTGGCGCGCGCCACGTATCCCCGCGATCGTCCCCGGGTCACTCTTGAGCAGATGGACGCGATTTACCGGGAGGCGTTCCCCAACCCTGAGCCGGCCGGGGAAGGTTCTTCGTCGGGAGGCATCATCGCGACGATCATCATTCTGTTGCTGAGTTTCCTGGGCGTGGGTGTGCCCCACATCCTCCGCTAG
- a CDS encoding flavodoxin domain-containing protein — MSACDVLFSSFYGSTRQYAEALAHRLGVTARELEGAGALDKPTIVLAPIHGPASAGVSYLRHQTKEALQVHPVALVTVGMSLDEVAVEKDFAAKLLGDRASCVTRFYLPGRLNYSELSTAHSATMRGVISALKLKPRKSDNDRMMIDTYGKDVDRVDVEKLDPIVEWARAL; from the coding sequence ATGTCTGCCTGCGATGTTTTGTTCTCGTCGTTTTATGGTTCTACCCGCCAGTATGCGGAGGCGCTAGCGCACCGCCTTGGGGTCACCGCCCGCGAACTTGAGGGCGCGGGCGCGCTCGATAAGCCCACGATTGTGCTCGCACCGATTCACGGCCCGGCGAGCGCGGGGGTTAGCTACCTGCGTCACCAAACAAAAGAGGCGCTGCAGGTGCACCCGGTGGCGCTGGTGACGGTGGGGATGAGTTTGGATGAGGTGGCCGTCGAAAAGGACTTCGCGGCGAAGCTCCTCGGTGACCGAGCTAGCTGCGTCACCCGCTTCTACCTGCCCGGACGCCTGAACTATTCGGAACTGTCGACCGCGCACAGTGCCACGATGCGGGGCGTAATTAGTGCGTTGAAGCTGAAGCCGCGTAAGTCGGACAATGACCGCATGATGATTGACACGTACGGCAAGGATGTGGACCGCGTGGACGTCGAGAAGCTTGACCCCATCGTGGAGTGGGCGCGAGCCCTGTAA
- a CDS encoding choice-of-anchor M domain-containing protein: protein MTRFLSLFAALFLVLAAALPHPKSTAETPLVVHTQEHVDAPHATWDGSNFQLMSNSSGLKPIEDTVNWVSRGQVDGGLGMYAWRVPDDPRLSFMGDPGTLLYYGGPATGFPQEQIPIWAGFGASANLPTENFRDQSFNMEIVGFDGPGRMELFNYGGEEWPAQRLWSSHDKGLRATWVAQGTHTHNDMTFTKPGLYQVWYRASARTTDGRFIASEPQVLRWQVGGTDPRLTTLHDVASSYNAAPAKQTGNTPTLSIAPSAADTKGAREGVLTTLSFDTGNAKDSGHAVFYIDGYRLAEVPVEAGKAQWDEMIGGYSSDFQVVYVPGGASQSGRWVSAPLQHHTGKVAQSTSEMGEFPTPNSADPAPAFETAPFSPSSHEVAVATSEVMGEDFEVTITPADADTSVEVRGGLYRVGDEPLQELPERVPADCELNYISSPGNRTLRTYVGDCTGPGYQLLLQITPESRSDAPGAALFSRLFAEGYRALPATSTRYSRAEGPAASEQKDGWADAVTLYDGHVDIAPHQREGKLVMAAKDETNNHARGAVWRDLNAVTFAVPQQAQKTLRRPVPGLASAGESVYELPATQRRGLVWPGLSNEHMYQSHPGKYVFHFTPVSAPAGGQWRAFNGTEAIAGNQQATSYSEQGSMHRHLAWYFTQPGTYEIEVRVDTPLSTTEAGTLRFRVGETDAAGGAPGVDVPAPGQPGQPEPPAPGSVAPANPNAVELTSGHIDFGPQHRDGTLGFYVTHESDTYKPQDVALVVGAQRRVQFEAGSLPRDVAAIVGRFVSPGTGFYHLPLTQAPDAPWPGFSTTHVAQQFPDGMNIEVAPQSAPEGGRWWAGHLPGLGVDARTLASSDGPSVVAGDGPFHTHADWIFSTPGEYTIAMRAVSLDGATKTEWETITFRVDLGAAGSAGSGGSGVGGSASTDSSGWKGVFDEAKKMFTAADKFAATALGNSPADPAGKPAGTAPAGAGANAPANTQASSPGRAALADTGAHTQLLWAGALALLGAGALTLGGSAFRRAHATLREG from the coding sequence ATGACAAGATTCCTTTCCCTGTTCGCGGCGCTCTTCCTAGTGTTGGCCGCTGCCCTCCCCCACCCGAAATCCACCGCGGAGACGCCGCTGGTAGTGCATACGCAGGAGCACGTGGACGCACCGCACGCCACGTGGGACGGCTCGAACTTCCAGCTCATGTCCAATAGCTCGGGCCTGAAGCCGATCGAGGACACGGTGAACTGGGTGTCGCGCGGGCAGGTCGATGGCGGCCTGGGCATGTATGCCTGGCGCGTGCCGGACGATCCGCGCCTTTCTTTCATGGGCGACCCGGGCACGCTGCTGTATTACGGAGGCCCGGCGACGGGGTTCCCACAGGAGCAGATTCCGATTTGGGCGGGCTTCGGGGCGTCGGCGAACCTTCCGACGGAGAACTTCCGCGACCAGTCGTTCAATATGGAGATCGTCGGATTCGATGGGCCCGGCCGCATGGAATTGTTCAACTACGGTGGCGAGGAGTGGCCGGCGCAGCGTCTGTGGTCGTCGCACGATAAGGGCTTGCGCGCAACGTGGGTGGCGCAGGGCACGCACACTCACAATGACATGACGTTCACCAAGCCGGGCCTCTACCAGGTCTGGTATCGGGCCAGCGCGCGCACCACGGATGGTCGGTTCATCGCATCGGAACCGCAGGTGTTGCGGTGGCAGGTAGGCGGCACGGATCCCCGCCTCACCACGCTTCACGACGTCGCCTCCTCCTACAACGCCGCCCCCGCGAAGCAGACCGGCAACACGCCGACGTTGAGTATTGCGCCCTCAGCCGCCGACACGAAAGGTGCCCGGGAAGGCGTGCTCACCACCCTTTCTTTCGACACCGGCAACGCGAAGGACAGCGGCCACGCGGTCTTCTACATCGACGGATACCGGTTGGCGGAAGTTCCCGTGGAGGCGGGTAAAGCGCAGTGGGATGAGATGATTGGCGGTTATTCTTCGGATTTCCAGGTGGTGTATGTGCCGGGTGGGGCGTCGCAAAGCGGGCGCTGGGTGTCCGCTCCCTTGCAGCACCACACCGGGAAGGTGGCGCAGAGTACGTCAGAGATGGGCGAGTTCCCTACCCCGAACAGCGCGGATCCAGCGCCGGCGTTTGAGACCGCGCCGTTTAGCCCGAGCAGCCACGAGGTTGCTGTGGCGACCAGCGAGGTCATGGGCGAGGATTTTGAGGTGACCATCACCCCGGCGGATGCGGATACGTCCGTCGAGGTCAGGGGTGGTTTGTATCGCGTCGGCGATGAGCCGCTGCAGGAGCTTCCCGAGCGCGTGCCCGCCGACTGCGAACTCAACTACATCAGCTCGCCGGGCAACCGGACGCTGCGCACGTACGTCGGCGATTGCACCGGCCCCGGCTACCAACTCCTGCTGCAGATCACGCCGGAATCGCGTTCCGACGCCCCCGGCGCAGCACTGTTCAGCCGCCTTTTTGCCGAGGGCTACCGGGCGTTGCCGGCGACGTCGACACGCTACTCCCGGGCCGAGGGACCCGCCGCGTCGGAGCAGAAAGATGGTTGGGCCGACGCGGTCACGCTTTACGACGGCCACGTGGACATCGCCCCACACCAGCGCGAGGGAAAACTCGTGATGGCTGCCAAAGACGAGACCAACAACCACGCCCGGGGCGCAGTGTGGCGCGACCTTAATGCTGTGACGTTTGCGGTGCCGCAACAGGCGCAGAAAACCCTCCGCCGCCCCGTGCCCGGCCTGGCCTCTGCTGGCGAAAGCGTCTACGAACTGCCCGCGACCCAACGCCGCGGGTTGGTGTGGCCGGGCCTGAGCAACGAGCACATGTACCAGAGCCACCCGGGTAAGTACGTATTCCACTTCACGCCGGTGAGCGCCCCGGCTGGCGGGCAGTGGCGCGCGTTCAACGGGACCGAGGCGATTGCTGGGAATCAGCAGGCGACAAGCTACTCCGAACAGGGTTCCATGCACCGGCATCTGGCCTGGTATTTCACTCAGCCGGGGACGTACGAGATCGAAGTGAGAGTAGATACTCCGCTGAGTACTACGGAGGCGGGTACTTTGCGCTTCCGCGTTGGCGAGACCGACGCTGCCGGCGGGGCGCCTGGGGTTGATGTTCCTGCGCCCGGCCAGCCGGGGCAGCCTGAACCTCCCGCCCCGGGTTCGGTGGCTCCCGCGAATCCGAACGCTGTTGAATTGACCAGCGGACACATCGACTTCGGCCCCCAGCACCGCGACGGCACGCTGGGTTTTTACGTCACGCACGAATCGGATACCTACAAGCCCCAGGACGTGGCGCTCGTGGTGGGCGCGCAGCGGCGCGTCCAATTTGAGGCCGGTTCCCTACCCCGGGACGTCGCTGCGATCGTGGGCCGATTCGTTTCACCCGGCACCGGCTTCTACCATCTGCCGCTGACCCAAGCGCCGGATGCGCCATGGCCCGGATTTAGCACCACGCACGTGGCCCAGCAATTCCCGGATGGCATGAACATCGAGGTCGCGCCGCAATCCGCGCCCGAGGGTGGACGCTGGTGGGCCGGCCACCTGCCTGGCTTGGGTGTCGACGCACGCACCCTGGCCAGCAGCGACGGACCTTCGGTAGTGGCTGGCGACGGGCCTTTCCACACGCACGCCGACTGGATCTTCAGCACCCCTGGCGAATACACGATTGCGATGCGGGCCGTTTCCCTGGACGGGGCGACTAAAACCGAGTGGGAGACTATCACTTTCCGCGTGGACCTCGGGGCGGCCGGTTCCGCGGGCTCGGGCGGTTCTGGCGTGGGCGGCAGTGCAAGCACAGACAGCTCAGGGTGGAAAGGTGTCTTCGACGAAGCCAAGAAAATGTTCACGGCCGCGGACAAGTTCGCAGCAACAGCCCTAGGCAACAGCCCCGCCGACCCCGCAGGCAAACCAGCCGGCACGGCTCCGGCGGGCGCGGGCGCGAATGCGCCTGCAAACACGCAGGCCAGCAGCCCAGGGCGCGCGGCACTCGCCGATACCGGCGCGCACACCCAGCTCCTGTGGGCGGGGGCGTTGGCGCTGCTTGGCGCGGGCGCCCTGACCTTGGGCGGCAGCGCGTTCCGGCGGGCGCACGCCACTCTGCGAGAGGGTTAG
- the clpB gene encoding ATP-dependent chaperone ClpB, whose amino-acid sequence MNSFNPTTKTGEALQAALQLASANGNPDIRPAHMLVAILDQADGIAAPVLKAAGVDPQTVLSEAKNLVDGYPKAQGQGMANPNFNRDALNAMTAAQELAGELGDEYVSTEVLLAGIARGDSGASDLLKGKGATYESITGAFPSVRGGQKVTSQDPEGQFQALEKYSTDLTARAREGKIDPVIGRDAEIRRVVQVLSRRTKNNPVLIGEPGVGKTAIVEGLARRIVAGDVPESLKGKTLISLDLGSMVAGAKYRGEFEERLKAVLDEIKNADGQIITFIDELHTIVGAGATGDSAMDAGNMIKPLLARGELRLVGATTLDEYRKYIEKDAALERRFQQVYVGEPSVEDTVGILRGLKERYEVHHGVRIMDSALVSAAELSDRYITSRFLPDKAIDLVDEAASRLRMEIDSSPQEIDEAERIVRRLEIEEVALQKETDAASKERLEKLQQELADEREKLGEMKARWQNEKGAIDQVQKLKEELENLRNQSEIAERDGDYEAVAKLRYADIPETESKLREAEEAVGGSENPMVSEEVTPDTIAEVIEAWTGIPAGKMLQGETEKLLHMEGELHKRVVGQDDAITAVSDAVRRARAGVADPNRPTGSFLFLGPTGVGKTELAKALAEFLFDDERAMVRIDMSEFSEKHSVARLVGAPPGYVGYDQGGQLTEAVRRRPYTVVLFDEVEKAHPDVFDILLQVLDDGRLTDGQGRTVDFRNTILILTSNLGAGGNHDQIMEAVKNHFKPEFINRLDDVVVFEPLSADQLEHIVDIQVGQLAERLAARRLNLHVSDAARSWLGERGYEPAYGARPLRRLIQQAIGDALAKKLLAGEIRDGDTVNVDVAEGRDGLEISAA is encoded by the coding sequence GTGAACTCATTTAATCCAACTACGAAAACTGGTGAAGCCTTACAAGCGGCTCTCCAATTAGCTTCCGCCAACGGTAACCCGGATATTCGCCCAGCTCACATGCTGGTCGCGATCCTGGATCAGGCTGACGGTATCGCTGCGCCGGTGCTGAAGGCCGCAGGCGTGGACCCGCAAACGGTCCTGTCCGAGGCGAAAAACCTCGTCGACGGTTATCCGAAGGCGCAGGGCCAGGGCATGGCGAACCCGAACTTTAACCGCGACGCCCTTAATGCGATGACTGCGGCGCAGGAACTTGCAGGGGAGCTTGGCGACGAATACGTCTCCACCGAAGTCCTCCTCGCTGGTATTGCGCGCGGGGATTCGGGCGCGTCTGACCTGCTTAAAGGTAAGGGTGCAACGTACGAGTCCATTACGGGCGCGTTCCCGTCGGTACGCGGTGGCCAGAAAGTGACCTCCCAAGATCCGGAGGGCCAGTTCCAGGCATTAGAGAAGTACTCGACCGATCTGACCGCGCGTGCGCGTGAGGGCAAGATTGACCCGGTGATTGGCCGTGACGCGGAGATTCGTCGCGTGGTGCAGGTGCTGTCGCGCCGGACGAAGAATAACCCGGTTCTTATTGGTGAACCTGGTGTGGGTAAGACGGCGATCGTCGAGGGCTTAGCCCGCCGCATTGTCGCAGGTGACGTCCCGGAATCCTTGAAGGGCAAGACTTTGATCAGCCTGGACTTGGGTTCGATGGTCGCGGGTGCAAAGTACCGCGGTGAGTTTGAGGAGCGCCTCAAGGCGGTTCTCGACGAAATCAAGAACGCCGATGGCCAGATCATCACCTTTATCGATGAGCTGCACACCATCGTCGGCGCTGGTGCTACCGGCGATTCGGCAATGGATGCCGGCAACATGATTAAGCCCCTGCTGGCTCGCGGTGAACTGCGCCTGGTTGGTGCGACCACGCTCGATGAGTACCGCAAGTACATCGAGAAGGACGCCGCCCTGGAGCGTCGCTTCCAGCAGGTGTACGTCGGCGAGCCGTCCGTGGAAGACACGGTGGGTATCCTGCGTGGCCTGAAGGAACGCTACGAGGTGCACCACGGTGTGCGCATCATGGACTCCGCCCTGGTCAGCGCTGCGGAACTGTCGGACCGCTACATCACCAGTCGCTTCCTGCCGGACAAGGCGATCGACTTGGTCGATGAGGCAGCGTCGCGCCTGCGCATGGAAATCGATTCTTCCCCGCAGGAGATTGACGAAGCCGAGCGCATTGTCCGCCGCCTCGAGATTGAGGAAGTGGCACTGCAGAAGGAAACTGACGCAGCGTCGAAGGAGCGCCTGGAGAAACTGCAGCAGGAACTTGCCGACGAGCGTGAAAAGCTCGGCGAGATGAAGGCCCGTTGGCAGAACGAAAAGGGTGCTATTGACCAGGTTCAGAAGCTCAAGGAGGAGTTGGAGAACCTGCGCAATCAGTCCGAAATTGCCGAACGCGATGGGGATTACGAAGCCGTCGCAAAGCTGCGGTACGCGGACATCCCTGAGACCGAAAGCAAACTGCGCGAAGCCGAGGAGGCCGTGGGCGGTTCGGAGAACCCCATGGTCAGTGAGGAAGTCACCCCCGACACGATCGCTGAGGTCATCGAGGCGTGGACCGGTATCCCGGCCGGCAAGATGTTGCAGGGTGAGACCGAGAAGCTGCTGCATATGGAAGGTGAGCTGCATAAGCGGGTCGTCGGCCAGGATGATGCAATCACGGCGGTCTCTGATGCGGTGCGTCGTGCGCGCGCCGGGGTTGCGGACCCGAATCGCCCGACCGGTTCCTTCCTCTTCCTAGGCCCAACTGGTGTAGGTAAGACGGAGCTGGCGAAGGCTCTGGCCGAGTTCCTCTTCGACGATGAACGCGCCATGGTCCGCATCGACATGTCGGAGTTCTCGGAGAAGCACTCGGTGGCTCGCCTGGTCGGTGCCCCTCCTGGATACGTCGGCTACGACCAGGGTGGCCAGCTCACCGAGGCTGTGCGCCGTCGCCCGTACACGGTGGTGCTTTTCGACGAGGTCGAGAAGGCTCACCCGGACGTCTTCGACATCCTGTTGCAGGTGCTTGACGACGGCCGCCTGACGGATGGCCAGGGCCGCACTGTGGACTTCCGCAACACGATTCTGATCCTTACGTCCAACCTGGGCGCTGGTGGCAACCACGACCAGATCATGGAGGCCGTGAAGAATCACTTCAAGCCGGAGTTCATCAACCGCCTCGACGATGTTGTGGTCTTCGAACCACTGTCCGCAGACCAGCTGGAGCACATCGTGGACATTCAGGTCGGCCAGCTTGCCGAGCGCCTGGCTGCCCGCCGCCTGAACCTGCACGTCTCGGACGCTGCACGGTCCTGGTTGGGTGAGCGTGGCTACGAACCCGCCTATGGTGCTCGTCCGTTGCGCCGCCTGATCCAGCAGGCTATCGGCGATGCGCTGGCCAAGAAGCTGCTCGCTGGTGAGATCCGCGATGGCGACACGGTCAACGTGGATGTCGCGGAAGGCCGCGACGGGCTGGAGATCTCCGCAGCCTAA
- a CDS encoding glycosyltransferase family 2 protein: MTPLPDGEVTVSVVIPCYNDAGFLQRVLGALANQTTRPHQIIVVDNNSTDATRAVAEAFQSAYYITEPRQGIPPAAATGYDAATGTVIVRIDADTLPAPTFIADVTRMWERIHADNVWATKRTVAATGTALFGTPTWYTRLISTAYLGAYYATTGSALGHYPLFGTNFSMLTSWWRDIRTDLDTTVEEVHDDLHLSFAIRPGETVWLQRDLTVEMDTRALRGGAQLVRRFRRGFRTMFLNFRMQPPWRRLAQRGQLPGNLGKVAAHD, encoded by the coding sequence ATGACACCACTCCCGGACGGGGAAGTGACGGTTTCCGTTGTCATACCGTGCTACAACGATGCTGGTTTTCTCCAGCGCGTACTGGGCGCGTTAGCCAACCAGACCACGCGCCCTCACCAAATCATCGTCGTGGATAACAATTCCACCGACGCCACCCGAGCCGTCGCCGAAGCCTTCCAGTCCGCCTACTACATCACCGAACCCCGCCAGGGCATCCCGCCGGCCGCAGCCACCGGCTACGATGCCGCAACCGGCACAGTCATCGTGCGTATCGACGCCGACACCCTCCCGGCGCCCACCTTCATCGCGGACGTCACGCGCATGTGGGAACGCATCCACGCCGACAACGTGTGGGCAACCAAGCGCACCGTCGCGGCCACAGGCACCGCACTCTTCGGCACCCCAACCTGGTACACGCGCCTAATCAGCACGGCGTACCTGGGCGCCTACTACGCCACCACCGGTAGCGCGTTGGGGCATTATCCCCTGTTCGGGACGAACTTTTCCATGCTCACCAGCTGGTGGCGAGACATCCGCACGGACCTGGATACCACCGTGGAGGAGGTCCACGATGATCTCCACCTTTCCTTTGCCATCCGGCCGGGGGAGACGGTGTGGCTGCAGCGTGACCTGACCGTGGAAATGGATACCCGTGCGCTGCGGGGCGGGGCGCAGCTGGTCCGGCGGTTCCGCCGGGGCTTCCGCACGATGTTTCTGAACTTCCGTATGCAACCGCCGTGGCGTCGATTAGCGCAGCGCGGACAACTACCCGGCAACCTCGGAAAGGTGGCTGCCCATGACTGA
- a CDS encoding polyprenyl synthetase family protein — protein sequence MTDISFLDQRVEESLDFLREKFEYVFHYSDEPLFRTALEALRVNAMGGKHLRARLVHIGAGHVEGEQKEAAVVFGGAVDLLHGALLIHDDIIDADPYRRGVRTIHAQVAESSGDAHIGVSAGILAGNLGLMATFQALSSSALSPQLVRQACAMMSGYAAQTVYGELLDVSHLVTHDTSMDTVRESNYLKTSIYSFLAPLHLGALAAGENTPERVAALEKVADPLGRAYQALDDIAGAVAPMEVTGKIAGGDIQAGRSTLLTIRLDHLSLDEAVAEVTHEATDYLAEARAAAESPDLTPVIRAGVEDIVAQMERKLREY from the coding sequence ATGACTGACATCAGTTTCCTTGACCAGCGCGTGGAGGAATCCCTGGACTTCCTGCGCGAGAAGTTCGAGTACGTTTTTCACTACTCCGACGAGCCCCTATTCCGCACCGCGCTGGAGGCGTTGCGCGTCAACGCGATGGGCGGGAAGCACCTGCGTGCCCGCCTGGTCCACATCGGTGCTGGCCACGTCGAGGGCGAGCAGAAAGAAGCGGCCGTCGTGTTTGGCGGGGCGGTCGACCTGCTGCATGGCGCCCTGTTGATCCACGACGACATCATCGACGCCGACCCGTACCGCCGGGGCGTACGCACCATCCATGCGCAGGTGGCCGAGTCCAGCGGGGACGCCCACATCGGCGTGTCGGCGGGTATTTTGGCCGGTAATTTGGGGTTGATGGCCACGTTCCAGGCGTTGTCGTCGTCGGCACTGAGCCCACAGCTGGTGCGCCAGGCGTGCGCCATGATGTCCGGCTACGCGGCGCAGACGGTGTATGGGGAGCTTCTCGACGTCTCCCACCTGGTCACACACGACACCTCCATGGACACGGTCCGGGAGAGTAATTACCTCAAGACCAGCATCTATTCCTTCCTCGCCCCACTGCACCTGGGCGCGTTGGCAGCCGGGGAGAATACTCCCGAGCGGGTGGCTGCCTTAGAGAAGGTGGCGGACCCCTTGGGGCGGGCCTACCAGGCACTCGACGATATTGCCGGCGCCGTCGCCCCCATGGAAGTTACCGGCAAGATCGCCGGCGGTGACATTCAGGCGGGACGCTCGACACTGTTGACGATCCGCCTGGACCACCTCAGCCTGGATGAAGCCGTCGCGGAGGTCACACACGAGGCCACCGACTACCTGGCCGAGGCCCGTGCGGCGGCCGAATCGCCAGACCTGACGCCGGTGATTCGCGCCGGGGTGGAAGATATTGTGGCGCAGATGGAAAGGAAGCTTCGTGAGTACTGA
- a CDS encoding phytoene/squalene synthase family protein: MADRAANEVIANYSTSFGLATQLLAPRVRRDIRNLYAVVRIADEIVDGTADQAGHGDVDKLLDTYEQQVRQSPLHRFHTDPVIHAFAQTARRCQLDDAHLAGFFRSMRTDLHKSTYDATGLDEYIYGSAEVIGLMCLAIFFAEDRAAIAEEEYAELEAGARSLGAAFQKINFLRDYAEDSTELGRAYFPGTETTLTEDNKDAIVADIRSDLEHAWTVIPRLPLSARMGVVAAANFFEELTELADATPVAELEQHRISVPSTTKARIIAGAVVQAPRLKGSH, from the coding sequence ATGGCAGACCGTGCCGCCAATGAGGTGATTGCGAACTATTCCACAAGTTTCGGCCTGGCCACCCAGCTGCTTGCGCCCCGGGTGCGCCGCGATATCCGCAACCTCTACGCGGTGGTGCGCATCGCCGACGAGATCGTGGACGGCACGGCGGATCAGGCGGGCCACGGGGACGTCGATAAGCTCCTAGACACCTACGAGCAGCAAGTCCGCCAGTCGCCACTGCACCGTTTCCACACTGACCCGGTGATTCATGCGTTCGCGCAGACGGCCCGCCGCTGCCAGCTTGACGACGCCCACCTGGCCGGTTTCTTCCGCTCGATGAGAACTGACCTGCATAAGTCCACCTACGACGCCACGGGTTTAGACGAATACATTTACGGTTCCGCCGAGGTCATCGGCCTCATGTGCCTGGCGATCTTCTTCGCGGAGGACCGCGCCGCGATCGCGGAGGAGGAGTACGCGGAACTGGAGGCCGGCGCCCGTTCCTTGGGTGCGGCGTTCCAGAAGATTAACTTCCTGCGCGACTACGCCGAAGACTCCACCGAACTGGGGCGCGCGTATTTCCCGGGCACGGAAACCACACTCACCGAAGACAACAAGGACGCGATCGTCGCGGATATTCGCAGCGATCTAGAACACGCGTGGACCGTGATCCCGCGCCTGCCGTTGAGCGCCCGGATGGGTGTGGTCGCGGCGGCGAACTTCTTTGAAGAGCTCACGGAACTCGCCGATGCCACCCCGGTGGCAGAACTCGAGCAGCATCGTATTAGCGTCCCGTCGACAACGAAGGCCCGCATCATTGCGGGTGCTGTCGTGCAGGCGCCTCGTTTGAAAGGTTCCCACTAG